A region of Plutella xylostella chromosome 29, ilPluXylo3.1, whole genome shotgun sequence DNA encodes the following proteins:
- the LOC105398709 gene encoding uncharacterized protein LOC105398709 gives MYTGTVSGPQPQPQGLIVETGAGATVLPLPATTLEQIRHIAAAPGASVLRLPPAAAEPPPGAREADLDLCYVCKHCKVAFPAPVPLQAHQARACYAGRDAARGHVRVVQPALECRACPGQRFRCAADYRRHADAHAPPEPLSHQMEDVVNQITLLAARAAQDPAEPFPPPPRFPPDLPLASAGH, from the exons ATGTACacag GTACGGTGTCCGGGCCGCAGCCGCAGCCACAGGGTCTGATCGTGGAGACGGGCGCGGGCGCGACCGTGCTGCCGCTGCCGGCCACCACGCTGGAGCAGATCCGGCACATCGCGGCGGCGCCGGGAGCGTCCGTGCTGCGcctgccgcccgccgccgccgagccGCCGCCCGGCGCGCGCGAGGCCGACCTCGACCTGTGCTACGTGTGCAAGCACTGCAAGGTGGCGTTCCCCGCGCCCGTGCCGCTGCAGGCGCACCAGGCGCGCGCGTGCTACGCGGGGCGCGACGCGGCGCGCGGCCACGTGCGCGTCGTGCAGCCCGCGCTGGAGTGCCGCGCGTGCCCCGGCCAGCGCTTCCGCTGTGCCGCCGACTACCGCCGCCACGCCGACGCGCACGCGCCGCCCGAGCCGCTGTCCCACCAGATGGAGGACGTGGTGAACCAGATCACGCTgctggcggcgcgcgcggcgcagGACCCCGCCGAGCCcttcccgccgccgccgcgcttcCCGCCCGACCTGCCGCTGGCCAGCGCCGGCCACTAG